One window from the genome of Streptomyces sp. NBC_00708 encodes:
- the thyX gene encoding FAD-dependent thymidylate synthase: MTDTPEPTKAHFRSDVTVDLVKSAAGDADVLFAARVSTAGEQSLEEVTKDPERSKGLINYLMRDRHGSPFEHNSMTFFISAPIFVFREFMRHRVGWSYNEESGRYRELQPVFYVPDTSRKLIQQGRPGKYEFVEGTPEQHALTSRAMEDSYRQAYDAYQEMLAAGVAREVARAVLPVGLFSTMYATCNARSLMHFLGLRTQHEMAKVPSFPQREIEMVGEQMEAHWARLMPLTHAAFNKNGRVAP; this comes from the coding sequence GTGACCGACACCCCCGAGCCCACAAAGGCCCACTTCCGCAGCGATGTCACCGTTGACCTGGTGAAATCGGCCGCGGGTGACGCCGACGTACTGTTCGCAGCCCGTGTCTCCACGGCCGGCGAGCAGTCCCTGGAGGAGGTCACCAAGGACCCCGAGCGTTCGAAGGGGCTCATCAACTACCTGATGCGGGACCGGCACGGCAGCCCGTTCGAGCACAACTCGATGACCTTCTTCATCAGCGCCCCGATCTTCGTGTTCCGCGAGTTCATGCGGCACCGCGTCGGCTGGTCGTACAACGAGGAGTCGGGCCGCTACAGGGAGCTGCAGCCGGTCTTCTACGTCCCGGACACGTCCCGCAAGCTCATCCAGCAGGGCCGGCCCGGCAAGTACGAGTTCGTCGAGGGCACCCCGGAGCAGCACGCGCTCACCAGCCGCGCCATGGAGGACTCCTACCGGCAGGCCTACGACGCGTACCAGGAGATGCTGGCGGCGGGCGTGGCCCGCGAGGTGGCCCGCGCGGTGCTCCCGGTCGGCCTGTTCTCCACGATGTACGCCACCTGCAACGCCCGCTCGCTCATGCATTTCCTCGGCCTGCGTACGCAGCACGAGATGGCGAAGGTGCCGTCGTTCCCGCAGCGGGAGATCGAGATGGTCGGCGAGCAGATGGAGGCCCACTGGGCGCGCCTCATGCCGCTCACCCATGCAGCCTTCAACAAAAATGGACGTGTCGCCCCATAG
- the dapA gene encoding 4-hydroxy-tetrahydrodipicolinate synthase — translation MAPISTPQTPFGRVLTAMVTPFTADGALDIEGAQRLATHLVDAGNDGLIINGTTGESPTTSDAEKDQLVRAVLEAVGDRAHVVAGIGTNDTRHSIELARTAERSGVHGLLAVTPYYNKPPQEGLLRHFTAIADATGLPVMLYDIPGRSGVPIDTETLVRLSEHPRIVANKDAKGDLGRASWAIARSGLAWYSGDDMLNLPLLSVGAVGVVSVVGHVVTPDLRALIEAHLGGDVQKATEIHQKLLPVFTGMFRTQGVITTKAALTLQGLPAGPLRLPLVELTEQETAQLKIDLAAGGVEL, via the coding sequence ATGGCTCCGATCTCCACTCCGCAGACCCCCTTCGGGCGGGTCCTCACCGCTATGGTCACGCCGTTCACGGCGGACGGCGCTCTCGACATCGAGGGCGCGCAGCGGCTCGCCACCCACCTGGTGGACGCAGGCAACGACGGCCTGATCATCAACGGCACCACCGGCGAGTCCCCGACCACCAGCGACGCGGAGAAAGACCAGCTCGTCAGGGCTGTCCTCGAAGCGGTGGGCGACCGGGCACACGTGGTCGCCGGCATCGGGACCAACGACACCCGCCACAGCATCGAGCTCGCCCGCACCGCCGAGCGCAGCGGTGTCCACGGCCTGCTCGCCGTGACCCCGTACTACAACAAGCCGCCGCAGGAGGGCCTGCTGCGGCACTTCACCGCCATCGCGGACGCCACCGGCCTGCCGGTCATGCTGTACGACATCCCGGGCCGCAGCGGTGTGCCGATCGACACGGAGACGCTCGTGCGTCTCTCCGAGCACCCCCGTATCGTCGCGAACAAGGACGCCAAGGGCGACCTCGGCCGCGCCAGCTGGGCCATCGCCCGCTCGGGTCTCGCCTGGTACTCGGGCGACGACATGCTGAACCTGCCCCTGCTGTCGGTGGGCGCGGTCGGCGTCGTCTCGGTCGTCGGGCACGTCGTCACCCCGGACCTCCGGGCGCTCATCGAGGCCCACCTCGGCGGGGACGTACAGAAGGCCACCGAGATCCACCAGAAGCTGCTGCCGGTCTTCACCGGGATGTTCCGCACGCAGGGTGTGATCACCACCAAGGCCGCGCTGACGCTCCAGGGCCTCCCGGCAGGCCCGCTGCGCCTGCCCCTGGTCGAGCTCACCGAGCAGGAGACCGCCCAGCTCAAGATCGATCTCGCCGCCGGCGGGGTAGAGCTCTGA
- a CDS encoding ribonuclease J, producing the protein MSHPHPELGTPPKLAKGALRVTPLGGLGEIGRNMTVFEYGGRLLIVDCGVLFPEEEQPGIDLILPDFTTIRDRLDDVEGIVLTHGHEDHIGGVPYLLRLKPDIPLIGSKLTLALIEAKLQEHRIRPYTLEVAEGQRERLGVFDCEFIAVNHSIPDALAVAIRTPAGMAVATGDFKMDQLPLDGRLTDLHAFARLSEEGIDLLLSDSTNAEVPGFVPPERDIQNVLRNVFANAQKRIIVASFASHVHRIQQILDTAHEYGRRVAFVGRSMVRNMGIARDLGYLKVPAGLVVDVKTLDDLPDDEVVLVCTGSQGEPMAALSRMANRDHQIRIVQGDTVILASSLIPGNENAVYRVINGLSRWGANVVHKGNAKVHVSGHASAGELLYFYNICRPKNLMPVHGEWRHLRANAELGALTGVPKDHIVIAEDGVVVDLIDGKAKIVGKVQAGYVYVDGLSVGDVTETSLKDRRILGDEGIISVFLVVDSTSGKIVGGPHIQARGSGIDDSAFTAVVPKIEEALNKSAQDGVMEPHQLQQLIRRTVGKWVSDTYRRRPMILPVVVEV; encoded by the coding sequence TTGAGTCATCCGCATCCTGAACTCGGCACCCCGCCGAAGCTCGCGAAGGGCGCCCTCCGGGTCACCCCGCTCGGCGGCCTCGGCGAGATCGGTCGCAACATGACGGTCTTCGAGTACGGCGGCCGCCTGCTCATCGTCGACTGCGGTGTCCTCTTCCCCGAGGAGGAGCAGCCCGGCATCGACCTGATCCTGCCGGACTTCACGACCATCCGGGACCGCCTCGACGACGTCGAGGGCATCGTTCTCACGCACGGCCACGAGGACCACATCGGTGGCGTCCCGTATCTGCTGCGCCTGAAGCCGGACATCCCGCTGATCGGCTCCAAGCTGACCCTCGCCCTGATCGAGGCCAAGCTCCAGGAGCACCGCATCCGTCCGTACACCCTGGAGGTCGCGGAGGGGCAGCGCGAACGCCTCGGGGTCTTCGACTGCGAGTTCATCGCGGTCAACCACTCCATCCCGGACGCCCTCGCGGTCGCCATCCGGACCCCTGCGGGCATGGCCGTCGCCACCGGCGACTTCAAGATGGACCAGCTCCCGCTGGACGGCCGCCTCACCGACCTGCACGCCTTCGCCCGGCTGAGCGAGGAGGGCATCGACCTTCTGCTCTCCGACTCGACGAACGCGGAGGTGCCGGGCTTCGTACCGCCCGAGCGGGACATCCAGAACGTTCTGCGCAACGTCTTCGCCAATGCGCAGAAGCGCATCATCGTGGCGAGCTTCGCCAGCCATGTGCACCGCATCCAGCAGATCCTGGACACCGCTCACGAGTACGGCCGCCGGGTCGCCTTCGTCGGACGTTCGATGGTCCGCAACATGGGCATCGCCCGCGACCTGGGTTACCTGAAGGTCCCCGCCGGTCTGGTCGTCGACGTGAAGACCCTCGACGACCTGCCGGACGACGAGGTCGTGCTCGTCTGCACGGGTTCGCAGGGTGAGCCGATGGCCGCCCTGTCCCGGATGGCCAACCGCGACCACCAGATCCGCATCGTCCAGGGCGACACCGTCATCCTGGCCTCGTCCCTGATCCCGGGGAACGAGAACGCGGTCTACCGCGTGATCAACGGGCTCTCCCGCTGGGGGGCCAACGTCGTCCACAAGGGCAACGCCAAGGTCCACGTCTCGGGCCACGCCTCGGCCGGTGAGCTGCTGTACTTCTACAACATCTGTCGGCCGAAGAACCTGATGCCGGTCCACGGCGAGTGGCGCCATCTGCGGGCCAACGCCGAGCTCGGTGCCCTCACCGGGGTGCCGAAGGACCACATCGTCATCGCCGAGGACGGCGTGGTCGTCGACCTCATCGACGGCAAGGCCAAGATCGTCGGCAAGGTCCAGGCCGGGTACGTGTACGTCGACGGCCTCTCGGTCGGCGATGTCACCGAGACCTCGCTCAAGGACCGCCGCATTCTCGGCGACGAGGGCATCATCTCGGTGTTCCTGGTCGTCGACAGCACCTCGGGCAAGATCGTGGGCGGCCCCCACATCCAGGCCCGGGGCTCCGGCATCGACGACTCGGCGTTCACCGCGGTCGTGCCGAAGATCGAAGAGGCGCTCAACAAGTCGGCCCAGGACGGCGTGATGGAGCCCCACCAGCTCCAGCAGCTGATCCGCCGCACGGTGGGCAAGTGGGTCTCCGACACCTACCGCCGGCGCCCGATGATCCTGCCCGTGGTGGTCGAGGTCTGA